One genomic region from Nitrospira sp. encodes:
- the dnaE gene encoding DNA polymerase III subunit alpha, with amino-acid sequence MASSFVHLHLHTQFSLLDGANQIEPLVQQIKSFNQPAVAMTDHGNMFGAVEFYRKAKEVGVKPIIGCEAYMALGSRHAKKDSGLAHNDYYHLILLARNLTGYQNLIKLVSKGYLEGFYYKPRIDKELLNLHHDGIIALSGCLSGEIPYLIGQKDMDGAMTVAGEFQEIFGRDHFYLEVQANGLDHQRVANTGLMEIHKKLGIPLAGTNDCHYLKKEDARPHELMLCLQTGKTVSDPNRMKFDTDQLYVKSTEEIAPAFAEFPGAVTNTCRIADHCELDLPLNKTYLPQYRVPDGFKDRESYLEHLALVGLKERLKERPSRVASAVYDQRLREELMVICSMGFAGYFLIVWDIIRFARSQGIPVGPGRGSAAGSLVAYALRITDLDPLVYTLLFERFLNPERVSLPDIDMDFCMDRRGEVINYVVDKYGTDHVAQIITFGTLGAKAAIRDVGRVLEMPYADADKVAKLVPNQLNMTLQQALETEPRLRELVETDQKVKELMTNAQSLEGLARHASTHAAGVVISEGPLTDHVPLYKGANDEIVTQYSMGDVEKIGLVKFDFLGLKTLTMIRRAETLINDTHPEAPQLLIDQVPFDDPATFALLSSGKTTGLFQLESSGMRDLLTGLKPDRFEDIIAIIALYRPGPMDLIPDFIKRKQGKVPITYELPELEPLLKETYGVIVYQEQVMAIANKMAGFSLGQADILRRAMGKKKPEEMEKLRAKFLDGAKQKKIPEKKAEKLYELIQKFAGYGFNKSHAAAYAVVCYQTAYLKAHYPTEFMASLMTTDMGNQDKLVGYFTECRDLGIKVLGPDVNASQTHFAVAGGAIRFGLAAIKNVGEGAVESVLEVRIQGGPFGSFFDFCRRVDLHKVNKRMLEGLIKAGAFDSTGAKRAQLMAVLDQAVEEGAAAQRERELGQISIFGEELNGQADSTALPTPPLPPLAEWDQAQRLKYERELTGFYISAHPLARYEATLSALSTTTTVGLKECPDGGEVKICCIIATVKSMLTKKGDRMAYLTVEDLQGTTEVIVFPDLFRTAGELIAPERIVRITGTIDRGDKGTKIRGSKIELLAEVQAQSIKRIRISLSDRPEVREQLPRLLDVFRRHPGSTSISMSFRTDGTLEAETAPLPHLTVCPSDHFVSDVEEVLGKGTLSLLS; translated from the coding sequence ATGGCTTCGTCCTTCGTGCACCTTCATCTCCACACCCAATTCAGTCTCCTCGACGGCGCCAATCAGATTGAACCGCTAGTCCAGCAGATCAAGTCTTTCAATCAGCCGGCTGTGGCAATGACGGACCATGGCAATATGTTCGGCGCGGTCGAGTTTTATCGTAAAGCTAAAGAGGTGGGCGTCAAGCCGATCATCGGCTGTGAAGCCTACATGGCGCTCGGCAGTCGACATGCGAAGAAAGACAGTGGACTCGCGCACAATGACTATTATCACCTGATTCTGCTCGCGAGAAATCTCACCGGTTATCAGAATCTCATCAAACTCGTCAGCAAAGGATACCTTGAAGGATTTTATTATAAGCCACGTATTGATAAGGAGCTGTTGAATCTACATCACGATGGAATTATCGCCCTTTCCGGCTGCCTGAGTGGCGAGATTCCCTATCTGATCGGTCAGAAAGATATGGATGGCGCGATGACGGTGGCCGGCGAATTTCAAGAGATCTTTGGAAGGGACCACTTCTACCTCGAGGTACAGGCAAACGGGCTTGATCATCAGCGGGTGGCCAATACCGGCTTGATGGAAATTCACAAGAAACTCGGGATTCCGCTAGCGGGCACGAATGATTGTCATTACTTGAAAAAGGAAGACGCGCGGCCGCATGAACTGATGCTGTGCCTGCAGACGGGAAAGACGGTCAGCGATCCCAATCGGATGAAGTTCGACACGGATCAACTGTACGTCAAATCAACTGAGGAAATCGCTCCGGCATTCGCAGAATTTCCCGGCGCCGTGACGAACACCTGCCGCATCGCCGACCATTGCGAGCTCGACCTCCCACTGAACAAGACCTATCTCCCGCAGTATCGCGTCCCAGATGGGTTCAAGGATCGAGAGTCCTATTTGGAACATCTCGCCCTCGTCGGATTGAAGGAACGGCTAAAAGAAAGGCCCAGCCGGGTTGCTTCCGCTGTCTATGATCAGCGCCTTCGGGAAGAACTGATGGTCATCTGCTCGATGGGATTTGCAGGCTACTTTCTCATTGTCTGGGACATCATCCGCTTCGCTCGATCACAAGGGATCCCAGTCGGGCCTGGGCGAGGTTCGGCTGCCGGCAGCCTTGTGGCCTATGCCCTGCGCATTACCGACCTCGATCCGCTCGTCTATACCCTCTTGTTCGAGCGTTTCTTGAACCCCGAGCGCGTCTCTCTTCCCGATATCGATATGGATTTCTGCATGGATCGCCGTGGGGAAGTGATCAACTACGTGGTGGACAAGTATGGCACCGACCATGTCGCTCAGATCATTACGTTTGGCACACTCGGCGCGAAGGCCGCGATTCGCGATGTGGGACGCGTGTTGGAAATGCCGTATGCCGACGCCGACAAAGTTGCCAAGCTCGTCCCCAACCAATTGAACATGACGCTGCAACAGGCTTTGGAGACAGAGCCTCGCTTACGCGAGCTGGTGGAGACAGACCAGAAGGTCAAAGAGCTCATGACCAATGCGCAATCCCTCGAAGGTCTGGCCCGCCATGCTTCGACCCATGCGGCGGGCGTCGTGATTTCCGAAGGGCCGCTCACCGACCACGTACCCCTTTACAAGGGCGCCAACGACGAAATTGTGACCCAGTACTCGATGGGAGACGTCGAGAAAATCGGGTTGGTTAAATTCGATTTTCTCGGACTCAAGACCCTCACGATGATCAGGCGTGCCGAGACTCTGATCAACGACACGCATCCCGAGGCACCGCAGCTCCTGATCGATCAAGTGCCGTTCGACGACCCGGCCACATTCGCGCTGTTGAGCTCCGGAAAAACAACGGGACTATTCCAATTGGAAAGCTCGGGCATGCGGGATCTCCTCACCGGACTGAAACCCGACCGGTTCGAAGACATCATCGCCATTATCGCCCTCTATCGCCCCGGACCGATGGATCTCATCCCTGATTTCATCAAGCGAAAGCAGGGCAAGGTACCGATTACCTATGAGCTTCCAGAATTGGAGCCGCTCCTCAAGGAGACCTATGGTGTGATCGTCTATCAGGAACAGGTGATGGCGATCGCCAACAAGATGGCCGGTTTCTCGTTGGGCCAAGCCGATATTCTTCGTCGTGCGATGGGCAAGAAGAAGCCGGAAGAGATGGAAAAGCTCCGCGCCAAGTTCCTCGATGGCGCGAAGCAGAAGAAGATTCCTGAGAAGAAGGCCGAGAAGCTCTACGAGCTGATTCAAAAATTCGCCGGATATGGCTTCAATAAATCACATGCGGCTGCTTATGCCGTTGTGTGTTACCAGACGGCCTACTTAAAAGCCCACTACCCGACCGAGTTTATGGCGTCCCTCATGACGACCGACATGGGCAACCAGGACAAGCTGGTTGGCTATTTCACCGAATGTCGGGATCTGGGCATCAAAGTGCTGGGTCCGGACGTGAATGCCAGCCAAACGCACTTTGCCGTCGCCGGCGGGGCAATCCGGTTCGGTTTGGCCGCGATCAAGAACGTCGGTGAGGGGGCCGTGGAGTCGGTCCTGGAGGTGCGGATTCAGGGCGGCCCCTTCGGATCGTTCTTTGACTTCTGCCGGCGGGTCGATCTCCATAAAGTAAATAAGCGCATGTTGGAAGGCCTCATCAAGGCCGGCGCGTTCGATTCCACCGGCGCCAAGCGAGCACAACTGATGGCGGTGCTCGATCAAGCCGTGGAAGAGGGTGCGGCTGCTCAGCGTGAGCGGGAGCTCGGACAAATCAGCATCTTCGGAGAGGAGCTGAATGGGCAAGCCGACTCAACGGCCTTACCGACTCCCCCGCTGCCTCCGCTTGCGGAATGGGATCAAGCGCAACGATTGAAGTATGAACGGGAGCTGACCGGGTTCTATATTTCAGCCCATCCCCTGGCCCGCTACGAAGCGACCCTGAGTGCCTTATCGACCACAACGACAGTGGGATTGAAGGAATGCCCCGACGGCGGCGAGGTGAAGATCTGCTGCATCATCGCCACGGTCAAATCGATGCTCACCAAGAAGGGCGATCGAATGGCCTATCTCACGGTAGAAGACCTGCAAGGGACCACTGAGGTGATCGTGTTCCCCGATTTGTTCAGGACTGCGGGTGAGTTGATTGCACCGGAACGGATCGTCCGCATCACCGGCACCATCGATCGGGGAGACAAGGGTACAAAAATTCGGGGGAGTAAGATCGAACTGTTGGCTGAGGTCCAGGCGCAGTCCATCAAGCGTATCCGTATCAGCCTCAGTGATCGGCCGGAGGTGCGTGAGCAGTTGCCTCGGTTGCTTGACGTCTTTCGACGGCATCCCGGTAGTACCTCGATCTCGATGTCGTTTCGAACCGACGGCACCTTGGAAGCCGAGACTGCTCCCCTCCCTCATCTCACCGTCTGCCCGAGCGACCATTTTGTCTCAGATGTTGAGGAAGTGCTAGGCAAAGGGACCCTCTCTTTGCTATCTTAG
- a CDS encoding acetyl-CoA carboxylase carboxyltransferase subunit alpha: MRDYLEFEKPIREIEEKIEKLSATAANGKSSVQNDIRKLRAKLAQTEHELYKTLSPWQRTQLARHPQRPSTLDYINELTRDFLEFHGDRVFGDDRAIVGGFARFNDRPVMIIGHQKGKTLKERMQRNFGMPNPEGYRKALRLMKMAEKFNRPIMTFIDTPGAYPGIGAEERGQAEAIARNLFVMSRLTVPIISVVIGEGGSGGALALGVADRILMLEHSVYSVISPEGCAAILWDSPEKVPDAASALKMTAQDLIELGVIDTIVAEPLGGAHREPRAVCSLVGKALTNQLFDLLDLPVEQLIAQRDQKYRKMGSVTGLLPHQA; the protein is encoded by the coding sequence ATGCGCGATTACCTCGAATTTGAAAAGCCGATCCGAGAGATCGAAGAGAAGATCGAGAAACTTTCTGCCACGGCCGCCAACGGGAAATCGTCCGTCCAAAACGACATTCGCAAACTTCGTGCGAAGCTTGCGCAAACCGAACACGAACTCTACAAAACTCTGTCCCCCTGGCAACGAACGCAGCTGGCCCGACACCCTCAACGTCCCAGCACACTGGACTATATCAATGAGCTGACGAGAGACTTTCTTGAGTTTCATGGCGACCGTGTGTTTGGAGACGATCGGGCCATCGTGGGAGGATTTGCCCGATTCAACGACCGCCCTGTGATGATTATCGGCCATCAAAAAGGCAAGACTCTCAAAGAGCGCATGCAACGGAACTTCGGCATGCCCAACCCGGAAGGGTATCGAAAGGCGCTGAGGCTCATGAAAATGGCGGAAAAGTTCAACCGCCCGATCATGACCTTTATTGATACGCCTGGTGCCTATCCTGGTATCGGTGCCGAAGAACGTGGGCAAGCCGAAGCCATCGCCCGCAACCTGTTTGTCATGTCTCGATTGACCGTGCCGATTATTTCCGTGGTCATCGGCGAAGGAGGGAGCGGAGGTGCCTTAGCCCTCGGCGTCGCCGACCGCATCCTGATGCTGGAACATTCGGTCTATTCGGTCATTTCACCTGAAGGCTGTGCTGCGATTCTTTGGGACAGTCCGGAAAAGGTTCCCGATGCCGCCTCTGCATTGAAAATGACCGCACAGGATCTGATTGAGCTCGGGGTGATCGACACGATTGTTGCCGAACCGCTGGGTGGTGCCCATCGCGAGCCGCGAGCCGTCTGCAGCCTGGTCGGAAAGGCGCTGACCAACCAACTGTTCGATCTACTTGATCTGCCCGTCGAACAACTCATTGCTCAGCGGGATCAGAAATACCGAAAGATGGGGTCCGTCACGGGTCTTCTCCCACATCAAGCCTGA
- a CDS encoding SDR family oxidoreductase: protein MADRMLQGKVAVVGAGAKNLGGLISRTLGADGASVVVHYHSASTKAPADETVRAVEASGGKAVAVQGDLTKVDHVVKLFDEAIRRYGRLDIAVNTVGKVLKKPLVETTEKDYDEMFAINAKAAYFFIQEAGKRMNDGGKIITILTSLLAAFTGLYSTYAGSKASVEHFTRAAAKEFGPRGISVASVAPGPMDTPFFYPAESPEAVAYHKSQSMNGKLTDISDIVPIVKFLATDGWWITGQTIFANGGYTTR, encoded by the coding sequence ATGGCGGATAGAATGTTGCAAGGAAAGGTGGCCGTTGTCGGAGCAGGAGCAAAGAATCTTGGTGGACTCATCAGTAGGACGCTCGGTGCAGACGGTGCATCAGTCGTGGTTCACTACCACAGCGCATCTACAAAAGCTCCTGCTGATGAGACCGTACGGGCTGTGGAAGCATCTGGAGGCAAAGCTGTCGCCGTTCAAGGCGACCTGACGAAAGTCGACCATGTTGTGAAACTGTTCGACGAGGCGATCAGACGGTATGGACGGCTTGACATCGCGGTCAACACGGTCGGCAAGGTACTCAAGAAGCCGCTTGTCGAGACGACCGAGAAGGACTACGACGAGATGTTTGCGATCAACGCAAAAGCCGCATATTTTTTCATACAGGAAGCCGGCAAGCGGATGAACGATGGTGGAAAAATCATCACGATCTTGACCTCACTACTGGCTGCTTTTACCGGGCTCTATTCCACCTACGCCGGCTCCAAGGCCTCGGTGGAACACTTTACCCGTGCCGCGGCCAAAGAGTTCGGCCCTCGCGGCATTTCCGTGGCGAGCGTGGCACCAGGCCCGATGGATACGCCGTTTTTCTATCCTGCCGAATCACCGGAAGCCGTGGCATACCACAAGTCCCAGAGCATGAACGGCAAACTCACCGACATTTCAGACATCGTGCCGATCGTGAAATTCCTGGCGACTGACGGCTGGTGGATTACCGGACAAACCATCTTCGCCAACGGCGGCTACACGACGCGATAG
- a CDS encoding TIGR03862 family flavoprotein: protein MSRVVVIGGGPAGLMAAEAAVTAGATIELYDAMPSVGRKFLLAGKGGLNLSHSEPMESFLSRYGTRRALIEPAIRSFPPAALRHWARELGVETFVGTSGRIFPTDLKAAPLLRAWLCRLRKAGVQFHVRHRWCGWDQDGKLLFASPQGSQSVRSKAVVLALGGGSWPHLGSDAAWVRILTEQKVPIVPLKPANCGFDVPWSEHFRTKFAGHPVKTVHVMVKAVDGTVIGRMGEFVITEAGVEGGIIYTVSSHVRDVIEQTGTAMVYLDLVPDRSLPRLAQDLSKPRGTRTVATHLKRCAGIMGVKAGLLREVIPQEVFTDPARLAAALKSLPLTFVAPRPLEEAISTAGGVSFEALDARLMLRSLPGVFCAGEMLDWEAPTGGYLLTACLATGRLAGRGAVMWMAENGRARAE from the coding sequence ATGTCTAGAGTTGTGGTGATCGGCGGCGGTCCCGCCGGGCTCATGGCGGCAGAAGCGGCGGTGACTGCTGGCGCCACCATTGAGCTCTATGATGCGATGCCGTCGGTGGGCCGAAAGTTTCTACTGGCAGGAAAAGGCGGCTTGAATCTCTCCCATTCGGAGCCGATGGAGTCCTTCCTTTCTCGCTATGGCACTCGCCGGGCGCTCATCGAACCGGCGATTAGATCATTTCCCCCGGCAGCTCTGCGACATTGGGCTCGTGAGCTGGGCGTGGAAACCTTCGTCGGTACCTCCGGACGGATCTTTCCAACTGATCTGAAGGCTGCGCCGCTCCTGCGCGCGTGGCTGTGCCGGTTGCGAAAAGCCGGCGTACAGTTCCATGTCAGACATCGATGGTGCGGGTGGGATCAAGACGGGAAGCTTCTCTTCGCCAGTCCGCAAGGGTCGCAAAGTGTTCGGTCAAAAGCTGTCGTGTTGGCGCTGGGCGGGGGCAGTTGGCCGCATCTCGGCTCCGATGCCGCGTGGGTTCGCATTCTGACTGAACAGAAGGTACCGATCGTACCACTGAAGCCGGCCAACTGTGGATTTGACGTCCCGTGGAGCGAGCACTTTCGGACGAAGTTCGCCGGACATCCGGTGAAGACGGTTCACGTCATGGTGAAGGCAGTCGACGGTACCGTGATTGGTCGCATGGGGGAGTTCGTCATTACCGAGGCCGGTGTGGAAGGAGGCATCATCTATACAGTCTCAAGCCATGTCCGGGATGTCATCGAACAGACTGGCACTGCGATGGTCTATCTCGATCTGGTTCCGGATCGATCACTACCGCGACTCGCACAAGATCTTTCAAAGCCGCGTGGTACACGTACGGTCGCGACGCATCTCAAACGATGTGCCGGTATCATGGGAGTCAAGGCTGGCCTCCTCCGCGAGGTGATACCCCAAGAAGTGTTTACGGATCCTGCTCGCTTGGCCGCAGCGCTCAAATCACTGCCGCTGACATTCGTAGCCCCACGCCCGCTGGAAGAGGCCATCAGCACGGCCGGTGGCGTCTCGTTCGAGGCGCTTGATGCGAGGCTGATGCTTCGTTCGCTCCCCGGCGTCTTTTGTGCGGGTGAAATGCTGGACTGGGAGGCACCGACGGGAGGCTACCTTTTGACGGCATGTTTGGCTACGGGGCGTCTTGCCGGCAGAGGAGCGGTTATGTGGATGGCAGAAAACGGAAGAGCGCGAGCCGAATGA
- a CDS encoding heme peroxidase family protein, whose translation MRSRATCVVALGLAGLLSGAAEPAGAAEDLSERNNLHVIKPTRPRFPDDVFSRMFPGLPPYAPATEEAREQAKQLGVKGGVIDALDLLTDPKESIVNPGPNNPDNPNMTAGVTFFGQFLDHDLTLALKAPLLEPTPPRRTTNFRSAEFDLDSVYGDGPEGSPDLYDSSSGDIKFRVEAIPGSEQVSRKGAMRYDLPRDPNNNAIIADSRNDENLVISQFHLAMLKFHNAVVDRLRADPAQANRSAKDIFREARRQVQWHYQWIIVNEFLPLTIGQNRTDEILRNGPRFYRVHDRTQDSLFRSPRREPLIPVEFAVAAYRFGHSQARPSYRLNFGAAPGSEFFAFIFDDSADPNDPDPNDPDPNDMRGGKRAPRRYIDWQTFFRFDENFKPNKRIDSKLSTPLMLLPGSRGPAPGLPNDGVQSLASRNLMRHVNFGIPSGQAIAQVMGAQVLTPVQLADLAPFGMERSTPLWYYILKEAEVFEHGLRLGPVGSRIVGEVFIGLLQADKDSYLSVNRNWKPTLPSAKSGDFEITDLLNFAGVVPPL comes from the coding sequence ATGCGTAGTAGAGCGACATGTGTTGTGGCACTTGGTCTCGCCGGACTGTTATCCGGCGCGGCTGAACCGGCGGGAGCCGCCGAAGACCTGTCGGAACGAAACAACTTGCACGTGATCAAACCGACCCGTCCTCGCTTTCCAGATGATGTGTTCAGCCGCATGTTTCCAGGCTTGCCGCCCTATGCCCCCGCGACCGAGGAAGCGCGAGAGCAGGCGAAACAGCTGGGCGTCAAAGGTGGAGTCATCGATGCCCTGGATCTCCTCACGGATCCGAAAGAGTCGATTGTGAATCCTGGCCCAAACAACCCCGATAATCCAAATATGACGGCTGGAGTGACGTTTTTCGGGCAGTTTCTGGATCACGACCTGACCCTCGCGTTGAAAGCGCCGCTGCTGGAACCCACCCCTCCCCGACGGACCACCAATTTCCGGAGCGCCGAGTTTGATCTCGACAGTGTGTATGGCGACGGCCCGGAGGGGTCACCGGATCTGTACGACAGCAGTTCAGGCGACATCAAATTCCGCGTCGAAGCCATTCCTGGTTCGGAACAAGTGTCGCGAAAAGGTGCGATGCGATACGACCTTCCACGCGATCCGAACAACAACGCGATCATCGCAGACAGCCGGAACGATGAAAATCTTGTCATCAGTCAATTTCACCTGGCCATGCTGAAGTTTCACAATGCCGTCGTCGATCGATTGCGCGCCGATCCGGCACAGGCCAATCGTTCGGCCAAGGACATTTTCAGAGAGGCGCGTCGTCAGGTTCAATGGCACTACCAATGGATCATCGTCAACGAGTTCTTGCCGCTGACCATCGGACAAAATCGGACGGATGAGATTTTGCGGAACGGGCCGCGGTTCTACAGGGTCCATGACCGAACTCAAGACTCACTGTTCCGTAGCCCGAGGCGAGAGCCGTTGATCCCAGTGGAGTTCGCCGTGGCCGCCTATCGCTTCGGCCATTCGCAAGCTCGTCCCAGCTATCGGCTCAATTTCGGAGCAGCTCCTGGCAGCGAGTTCTTCGCCTTCATCTTCGATGATTCTGCCGATCCCAATGATCCCGATCCCAATGATCCCGATCCCAACGACATGCGTGGCGGCAAGCGAGCCCCGCGTCGGTACATCGACTGGCAGACGTTCTTTAGGTTCGACGAGAACTTTAAGCCCAACAAGCGGATCGACAGCAAGCTCTCAACCCCACTGATGCTTCTGCCGGGATCACGCGGTCCCGCTCCCGGTTTACCGAATGACGGAGTCCAGTCACTGGCCTCGCGTAATCTCATGCGCCACGTGAACTTCGGCATTCCGTCGGGACAAGCGATTGCGCAGGTGATGGGAGCTCAGGTTTTGACTCCGGTACAACTTGCGGACCTTGCCCCCTTCGGCATGGAGCGGAGTACCCCGCTCTGGTACTACATTCTGAAAGAGGCGGAGGTTTTCGAGCATGGTTTGCGATTGGGACCTGTCGGAAGCCGCATCGTCGGCGAAGTCTTCATCGGCTTATTGCAAGCTGATAAAGACTCCTATCTGTCGGTGAACCGGAACTGGAAGCCGACCTTGCCATCCGCCAAATCCGGCGATTTCGAAATCACTGATTTGCTAAATTTCGCCGGTGTCGTTCCTCCGCTCTAG
- the sigZ gene encoding RNA polymerase sigma factor SigZ, which yields MIKTTEELWQLVRDGLRAFIAKRINDEGHVDDILQDVFVRVHRQIGNVNDPRRVISWVYQVTRNAIIDHYRKPGRQREVPAGLSSELEVLNEIPTISEMTRQGDAGELRAELAGCLRPMIERLSQDYRDAITLVELEGLTQQVAAKRMGISLSGMKSRVQRGRKQLKRMLDDCCLIQLDSRKGVVEYRLRRAECDSCASDEKTPETDL from the coding sequence ATGATAAAGACGACGGAAGAACTCTGGCAACTTGTTCGTGATGGCCTCCGTGCATTCATCGCCAAACGTATAAACGATGAGGGGCATGTCGACGACATTTTGCAGGACGTGTTTGTGCGGGTCCATCGACAGATCGGCAACGTGAACGACCCTCGCCGGGTCATCTCATGGGTCTATCAGGTCACGCGGAATGCGATCATCGATCATTACCGGAAGCCAGGAAGACAACGAGAGGTGCCGGCTGGATTGAGTTCTGAACTTGAAGTATTGAACGAAATTCCTACGATCTCAGAAATGACTCGTCAAGGCGATGCAGGTGAGCTTCGGGCCGAACTCGCCGGTTGTCTTCGCCCGATGATTGAACGATTGTCCCAGGATTATCGAGACGCGATCACCCTCGTGGAGCTTGAGGGGCTGACGCAGCAGGTTGCGGCCAAACGCATGGGTATTTCCCTGTCCGGGATGAAATCCCGCGTACAACGTGGACGAAAACAGCTTAAACGGATGCTCGACGACTGCTGCTTGATTCAACTGGATAGCCGGAAAGGCGTCGTCGAGTATCGTTTGCGCAGAGCCGAGTGTGATTCCTGCGCATCTGACGAGAAAACGCCTGAAACCGATCTCTGA
- a CDS encoding ArsI/CadI family heavy metal resistance metalloenzyme, which produces MRPHISLDVRDVSRSVAFYEKVFGVSSQKQVADYAKFDLRTPALNFSLVSSTGEVSTVDHLGIEVETVEEIMEWKTRLQHEGILERVEDNVACCFARQDKLWFTDPDGNAWEIFAVHEQLEATGRLSQTGCCVPKKVGASEPATCGA; this is translated from the coding sequence ATGCGTCCCCATATTTCGCTCGATGTCCGTGATGTGTCCAGATCGGTGGCGTTCTATGAAAAAGTGTTTGGGGTGTCGTCGCAGAAACAGGTAGCGGACTATGCCAAGTTTGACTTGAGGACTCCGGCGTTGAACTTCTCGCTGGTGTCCTCCACTGGGGAGGTGAGTACCGTGGATCATTTGGGAATCGAGGTCGAGACAGTCGAGGAAATCATGGAATGGAAGACCCGTTTGCAACATGAAGGCATACTTGAAAGAGTGGAAGATAACGTCGCCTGTTGCTTTGCACGACAGGATAAGCTCTGGTTTACCGATCCCGATGGCAATGCTTGGGAGATCTTTGCGGTCCATGAGCAATTGGAGGCCACAGGACGACTGAGTCAAACAGGGTGCTGCGTGCCAAAGAAGGTAGGTGCTTCAGAGCCGGCTACTTGCGGAGCCTAA
- the tenA gene encoding thiaminase II, translating to MSYSSHLRKLATSIWDAQLHHPFVVALGNGTLPEHKFKYYILQDARFLGDLARVLSAAALKAPDSESAWRFNKLAEETIVVERSLHESYGKKWGLTAKQMTSVSMAPTTYAYTRHMLAVAASGTAAEITVVALPCAWVYCVVGQHLLRKGPPAKNHPYRDWLMLYASPEFAEVQLWMRKKVDLWAKTAGKEEKRRMEDSFIISSRYEWMFWDMAWNEEKWPV from the coding sequence ATGTCCTATTCAAGCCACCTACGCAAGCTCGCCACGTCGATCTGGGATGCCCAACTACACCATCCCTTTGTCGTGGCTCTCGGTAACGGAACACTGCCTGAACATAAATTCAAATATTACATTCTGCAGGACGCACGGTTTCTTGGCGATCTGGCGCGTGTGTTGTCTGCCGCCGCACTGAAGGCCCCTGATTCGGAATCGGCTTGGCGGTTCAACAAGTTGGCCGAGGAAACGATTGTCGTCGAGCGGAGCCTGCATGAGAGCTACGGAAAGAAATGGGGGCTGACGGCCAAACAGATGACATCCGTGTCGATGGCACCGACGACCTATGCCTATACCAGACACATGCTGGCTGTCGCGGCTTCAGGCACCGCGGCAGAGATCACGGTCGTCGCCCTCCCTTGCGCCTGGGTCTACTGTGTCGTCGGACAACACCTGTTACGGAAAGGTCCGCCTGCCAAGAATCATCCCTACCGCGATTGGCTGATGCTCTATGCCTCGCCGGAATTTGCCGAAGTCCAACTCTGGATGCGAAAGAAAGTCGATCTGTGGGCCAAGACCGCCGGCAAAGAAGAAAAGCGGCGGATGGAAGACTCCTTCATCATCAGCTCACGGTACGAATGGATGTTCTGGGACATGGCGTGGAACGAAGAGAAGTGGCCGGTGTGA
- a CDS encoding DUF5677 domain-containing protein: MSLHDEGFLSHELDAVRVAIRKHHAKHFDLTTRVNIFCQETRARMGVYNRDPQQLIATCLMLKIFEDVQGALLLLESGLGSQSRSLLRVATEALIILAKVVGSEEFFKAYVLAGQRERLKLLMAIKSNRLYGSEDIQKDITPGLLEQVKKSFDGTENKNLERWAKDVKLDVMYDIVYRLFSQDVHTHPRRLEKYLIIRADGEIGQIGWGAGIGEDISIEIVEAAKILLLTMDAIGHLFQLQIKEEIKSFWEEIKRLVELNNNDGRPELSSS, from the coding sequence ATGAGTCTTCATGACGAAGGATTCCTATCTCACGAACTAGATGCAGTCCGTGTGGCTATTCGCAAACACCATGCTAAACACTTTGACCTGACGACACGCGTCAACATATTCTGTCAGGAAACACGAGCACGGATGGGTGTATACAATCGGGACCCGCAACAACTCATCGCAACATGCTTGATGTTGAAAATCTTCGAGGATGTCCAGGGTGCCCTACTACTTCTAGAGTCCGGACTTGGTTCTCAAAGTAGGTCTTTGCTCCGTGTCGCAACTGAAGCCTTAATCATTCTCGCTAAAGTCGTTGGCTCGGAAGAGTTCTTCAAAGCCTACGTTCTAGCTGGCCAACGTGAGCGCCTAAAATTGCTGATGGCAATCAAATCGAATCGACTTTATGGAAGCGAAGATATCCAGAAAGACATAACTCCAGGACTTTTAGAGCAAGTCAAGAAGAGCTTCGATGGAACGGAGAACAAGAATCTCGAACGGTGGGCGAAGGACGTAAAGCTCGACGTTATGTATGACATCGTCTATCGACTCTTTTCCCAAGACGTGCACACTCATCCACGACGACTAGAAAAGTACCTGATCATCCGAGCAGATGGTGAAATTGGCCAGATCGGATGGGGAGCTGGCATCGGCGAAGATATTTCTATCGAGATAGTGGAAGCGGCCAAGATCTTATTGCTCACAATGGACGCTATTGGCCATCTCTTTCAACTCCAGATTAAGGAAGAGATCAAGAGTTTTTGGGAGGAAATCAAAAGATTAGTCGAACTCAATAATAATGATGGCAGACCTGAACTTTCCTCTTCTTGA